The Oryza glaberrima chromosome 5, OglaRS2, whole genome shotgun sequence DNA segment GCTTCAGCATGTTTGTGTAATCCAAAGTACTAACTCCGTCCAGAAACACCGTAGTTTTGCACCGTTTATGTCTAACCTTTagtcatccgtcttatttgaaagatttctatgattagtattttttttatttagatgataaaacatgaataatgctttatgtgtgacttttttttaaaaaaaaaattaaataaagctGACGGTGAATATTGGACACGAAAATCCATAACTGcatttaaaataagacggaagTAAATTAAGCCTCTATGTTGACCCCACATGTTTGTGTAATCTAAAGTTGGACACTCTGGATAAGAGCAAGATGCATGAGAGTAACCTATCTTAATACGTAGTACTAATTTCTAGCTGACTCTTCAAATTGCTGGCAAATGCAGATGATTACTGCATTACACTATTATATTACTTTCATTAACACATGGAGATATTTCTCTACATATACTTAAGACAGCTTCCATGTGATGTTGGCTCATGAGAATGTGCAGTGGTGTCTGGTGTGTCTTGTTTAATAATTTCTGAGGAAAAGTAGAAAGTAATATCTCATTATTTTGCCTTTTTACCAGCCTTTTATTTCCACTTTGCCTTTTGAGATGCACACTGAAATATTCCTGCAGCTAAAAGGGCTAGGCTTCTTGAAGTCCTGACAGCCACATATAAATACACAGGAAGAGCCAGGAGCAACAAAGGCTTTTCCAACTCCTCTCTTTGCATGTGTTGTTGTTGTGGAGGTAAACAAGAGGAGGATAGTGAAGACTGAAGAGAGGAGTAGTACTAGTGAATAGTGAGTggtgagaggggagagagatggaagTGGAGGCTCACCATGGCTTCCTACCACCAGCAGCAGGGAGGCAACACCTTTATGGCCATCCCCACTATCAACTTTCAGGTATCTACATGTTGGTCACTTTGATCTCTTCTTGGTTGGTTGTTGAATGTTCTTTGGCCTGCCAGTATGTCTTGTTTGGTGATCTTTGTTTTGTGCTGTGCCAAGGAAATTTTGGTTCTTGGTGGATCCTTTGAGCTCCTCGAGTGGTTCTTATGGTTGGGtattcagttcagttcagttctcGGAGTGTTTTCTCTTGTCTgtgtttcctcttttttttccatgtttaCTGATTTCTTGACAATGGCCTCCTGTCTTGCATATGTTTGATCTCTTATCATCAAAAGAATCAGCAATTTTTGGGAGGTTTTTGTGGCGAGAATTTCTCCTGGTGTTTGACATCTGTTCCATTGGAACTAATTCAGGATTCCTTTCAGAGAAAAGGAGAATTAATTCAGGATCATTATATGCATTTTCATGTGGTGTTTACCGGTTTAATCTCTTTTGTGAATGTAAATCGAAAGGTTCGCAGTGCGGATCACAtgagagtgtgtgtgagagaggtaTTGTTGGTGTTTAGTGTGAACTTACTACCATTGTCAAATAACCAACACAATGTCAcacaaaaagttcagaaaaggAACCTTCACTGTTGCTTGGAATTTATATGCATTGtgagcttcattttttttcctaaaaaaacatattgccccccttttcttttgtttgtttcagaTGTACTCTGAAATTGCAGGTGTGGGAGAAAGAACTGCAATTGTGAATTTACCGGTTAAaagttttctccttttttttttcaggagatGATGAGTGGTGGGAGTACATCCCTTGCCCCTTCTGCTACATTGAGGTGGAGGTTCCTTTCCTTTGTGACCATCTCCAGGAGGAGCATTGCTTTGACATGAAAAATGCTGTAAGAAGAACGCACCGTACCTGCTATctattccttttcttctcttcttgctGCAAATGCATTCTCATGTGCCTGTCGATGCATCTCTGAATTTTGATGAATCAAGCTTCAGTGTTAACTTCAGTAAAAATTCACAAGGAAAAACTTCCAGTCTGTACCATAATCCATTGATGAGACTGCACAGTGTAGTAGGAGTAGTAAACTACACACAAGTTGTTCACTGTAGTTGTGAACTTGTAAATAGTCCTCACCTCTGTTCAGTCTAATGGTGCTTGGTGAACAGTTCACTAAGCAAAATATTCTCCAAAGATTTACTGTAGATTGTGATTCTTCTCAGATTGGTGATACTGTTGGGATCAGTTCCTCTATGATGATGATCTGATCGAATGACTTTCCTCCAGGTGTGTCCAATCTGCGCCGACAACCTTGACAAGGACACTGATGAACATTTCAGGGTTCAGCACTCACATCTACTCAAGGTAGAGTACTCAATTTCTCATTGCTTTCACAGTGATTTCACTGCTACTAGTGCCATGATCAggcattgcaatttgcaaaccaCATTGGAGCTCCTGTAGATTAAATCTACTACTGGTAGTAGCTCATTGCCATTTGGTATTTTGATCATGATCCACAGAGGAGGaagtcttcttctttttcttgcaAGCCAAGCTCAGCAGCAGCTGACAAGGGATCATATGAAGAGGACTCCTACTTTGAAGCACCCTCACACTGCATGGGCAGGCCGGCTCCTGATTCCTCTCCTGACCCTCTTCTCTCCCAGTTCATCTGCTGCAGCCTCGCTCCTCCGGTCGATTCGCCGCGCCGCAGCGAAGCCGATGCCGAGGGCCATGGTTCATCTTCCTCAGATGATCAAAAAAGGTAAGAATTGTGCAGTTGGTGCTGTTGGAGCAGCCTGAAATTTGGTAACAATTGTGCTGAATCTGAACAATGCTGACTGATCCAAATGCAATCTTTGATGCTTGCAGGAGAGAGCAGGGTGTGATGGATGATGCATCAAAGGAGGAGCTTGAGGAGAGGTTGCAGATAATCGAGTTCGTGAAGCAGATGCTGATGACAACAATTGCTTATTAGAAGACTGTTTCTCTAGGGTTCATTTCGGCAGTTTGGGTAGGCTTTTCAGGATTTGGGACAAGTGCAGAATGATGTGCCATTTATGCTGACCTTCGGCACATGTATACCTACAATGTTTGGATATCTATATAATCATCAATCGTAATCCTATCAATTTAACCTTAGTTATTATGATGAGAGACAACCAAGTTATACCTTTGTTGGACATCACCTTTCCCAGTAATAAACATTTTGGcgcataaaaaatatacacgACGCTGGAACTGGCTCGACAAAGAAGAGATGCTACTACTACATTCTATTTCATCATAAATTCATAATCAAGTATAACCACATTCTATTTCATCGTAATGTTGACAATGTTCCACATCAAAATTTAGGATGCATGCTACATCAGGTATGCATCATTGCAATATATAAAGCTGCTACATCCGTAGTGTCCAGGGACACCAGAATGAATTCCTTTCCCCCAAGGTCTGAAACGTCAGATTAAGTGCTGATCTCTGGGTTGAGCGTTACTGTTGGTTAATAGCTTCTCAGTACTCAACGACCAATTGCCTACCAGGGAAGATTGGAAGAAAGCAATTGTTCGCTAAGCGCTGAAACTCAAACTGAACCCAACGATGGCTGCAATTTTGCCAAATGGCATGGTGAGTAATCATAAATATCCCTTTGTGATTTGTTCCTCCAGCTCAGCAAAACTCCAAGCATCATTGACTGAAAAGTCGCCTGCGAAGTAAAACTAAAATATGATGGCTGATCTGGACCAAAGGAACTTATGTCCCTTAAAAATATGTATGAATAACTTTGATATACAATTCACTGTTGAGGAACGAGATGTTCAAATTACAGTAAAATTAATTGATCATCATGCATAACCAGTCAAAATTCACAAGACGAAAACTTACCAATTGAGTCTCTCCGCAAGGCAGTTAAATGAGCACAGCTGCAGGCAAACATGGATATCTGATTTAGTCACCACGATGTAAAGGAGATGTAAAGTTGGAAACGTCCAACAACAGCAACTCAAATGGAAAGAAAGGACAAGTCTCGGACGTCAACTGAAAGATAAGTGGATCTTTAACTACATGCcctaaaaataagaaaagaaggCGGCATTTGGTTATTAGATCATGATGGAACCAACACCAGAAACTAGCCGACCACAATGCAATAGATAAATTCAAAATATCTTCCCCTGGTTCAATGTCATGCAAATACTTGTAGCAAATGAAATTCTATTATCTTCAGAGTGGATAAAGTGATTTTCTAGCCTAATATGATGATATCACAATCTTAGAAACCTAAAAAGGAGATGGGTTATTCTGCACTTTTAAACAATTGAACTACTATGCATAGATCAACTCATTCAATGCAGAACCGCCTGAAGCAgaaagaccaaaaaaaaaaaaaaacaatgaaaacaaAGGCTGTGTACACGAATATCCGAATAATAAGCAGACCTTCCGAGCGCTTTCCCCAAATCTGCACAGAGGGATCGAATATATGTTCCTTTTGAGCAAATAACTCGAAATATCAGATTTTGTCTGGAAATACACAAACAAAAATCATGTCAGGTGGAGTCTCGAACAGTATGAACCAAGCGTATGTAGATCTGTGCTCAAGGAAGTCAAAGGTAAAAAAGGGGGAAACTAGGAAGAATACCTGTCTTCTAAACTGCGCTCAATATCAAACTGGTGTATTGATATTCGCCTTGGTGAAAGCTCTACTGTTTCACCCTTCCTTGCTTTGTCATACATTTTTTCACCACCAACCTGATATCTATTTAGTTAATTGCAGTTCTGTGGTTGATCAACACAAgttggaggatttttttttcctcccaataGATTGATAACGATTAAAGACACTATGTATTCTTTAAGCTACACAGTTAACTACCATTCTACCAACTACTACGCAGCATCTTCTTGTGAGACCTAAAGTATAACTATTAACAAATTCTGCATTTTGCATAAGATAATAACTAATGTACAAATGGCCAACCAGGGACAGTCAAACCTGACTGCACCTATGCCATTAACAAGTTGAATAACAACAgcaatcacaaattcacagtACAGCAACAGATGTTGAGAACCTGAGATAGTGCAACCGGCATATAATTCAAATGGTTTGTAGTCTGTGTTATCAAGCATAACTGTATAGGAGATACTGCGAGGTTAGCAAATCCCACAGAAGAATTCTAGCAACAACTTCTCTTTATCTACAAGGAAACAATAACAGGTTTAGTGTAATATAGGAGATAGTGTACCTTAATGGCAGAAAACATTGGAGGAACTTGCCATATCTCGCCCCTGAATGATGCTGCTACCTTTCTAATATCTTCATCTTTAATGTGTTCCCATGGTTCTCTCTGGATAACCTGATGATACATAGATGGTTAGGCATAACCATCATGTAAACAGAAAAAAAGCATAATTTGAACCAAAGTCAATATAGATGTAGAAAGTTTAACAAGGATTAAA contains these protein-coding regions:
- the LOC127773163 gene encoding protein DEHYDRATION-INDUCED 19 homolog 6 isoform X1, with protein sequence MEVEAHHGFLPPAAGRQHLYGHPHYQLSGDDEWWEYIPCPFCYIEVEVPFLCDHLQEEHCFDMKNAVCPICADNLDKDTDEHFRVQHSHLLKRRKSSSFSCKPSSAAADKGSYEEDSYFEAPSHCMGRPAPDSSPDPLLSQFICCSLAPPVDSPRRSEADAEGHGSSSSDDQKRREQGVMDDASKEELEERLQIIEFVKQMLMTTIAY
- the LOC127773163 gene encoding protein DEHYDRATION-INDUCED 19 homolog 6 isoform X2, whose product is MASYHQQQGGNTFMAIPTINFQMYSEIAGDDEWWEYIPCPFCYIEVEVPFLCDHLQEEHCFDMKNAVCPICADNLDKDTDEHFRVQHSHLLKRRKSSSFSCKPSSAAADKGSYEEDSYFEAPSHCMGRPAPDSSPDPLLSQFICCSLAPPVDSPRRSEADAEGHGSSSSDDQKRREQGVMDDASKEELEERLQIIEFVKQMLMTTIAY